The stretch of DNA CAGCCATCATTAAATCAGTTAAGAAAAGCTCAAGCCTAGCAAACTTATCACCAATCTCACGCATACCATTAGATAAGGCGTTAATAACCTCTAAAGGCGAAAAACCTTTTTCTAAAGCCTTTTCAACATCAACCTTAATACCATCAACATCATAACTAAACAAATCCAAAACAACCTTATCAAGCACAGACAAAACATACAACCCCTTTTTAAATGCTATTTTTTGCGTTGAAATACGCATTAAATATATAAAAGATTTTCAAACTTTTAGAGGTTTAAGTTTAAAATACGTATTCGCCTTCGATTTTTATATGCACTTTTATTCCTCTTTTAGCTAATTCAATAAAGAAAAGCTCTGGGTTAAATACTTGCTCTGGTGGAAGAATACCTTTTAAGCTGGTTTCTTTAGAGGTAATTTTAGCTAGCATTTGAGCTCCAATTGATAATGGTATACCAACATTTTTCGCATAAGCTGAGGTCCCACCCCA from Candidatus Bathyarchaeota archaeon encodes:
- a CDS encoding B12-binding domain-containing protein yields the protein MSVLDKVVLDLFSYDVDGIKVDVEKALEKGFSPLEVINALSNGMREIGDKFARLELFLTDLMMA